The genomic interval CCAGGGCCACGGCGACCGGGACGGTGTCGGAGAACGTACGGCCGTAGGTCGTGCCGGAGAGCCAGGTGAAGATGCGGGGCGTGTTGTACGGGTCGGCGCGCAGCAGCAGGAACGTGGTCACCGCGCTGAGGCCGTACCCCACACCGATGCCGATCAGTACGAAGCGGTCGGGCAGGAAGCCGCCGCGCCAGGCCAGCAGGGCGATCACCGCGAAGGTGGCGAGCCCGGCCGCGACGGCGACCGCGACCAGCACCGCCTGTCCGCCGCCGAGCCCCGAGGTGACGACGCCCGCGGCGCCGAGACCGGCGCCCGCCGTGATGCCGAGGATTCCGGGCTCCGCGAGCGGGTTGCGTACGGTGCCCTGCACCACGCATCCGGCGAGTCCCAGCGCCATGCCGGCGAGGACGGCGGCGGTGACCCGGGGCACCCGGTCGTCCAGGGCGGCCCCGATCAGGTCGGGTGCGGTGCCCTGGATCCAGAGCGCGATGTCCCCGGTCTTCAGCCAGAGGCTCCCCGCCAGGGTGCCGACGAGGGCGGCCGCGACCAGCAGGACCGCCGCGCCGGTCACGACGAGGAGGAAGGCGCGCCGGGACCGGGCGGCGACCCGGGCCCGCGGCGGCTGCTGGACGCGGCCGGTGTCGCGCAGCCGCAGCGCGAGGACCACGATCACGACGGAGCCGAGGAGCGCGGTGGGCACCCCGGTGGGGATGGAGGCCGCCCCGTCCGCCCCCTGCACCGCGCGCAGGACCGCGTCCGCGAGCAGGATGAGCAGCGCGCCGAGCAGGCCGGCCGCGGGGATCAGGAGCAGGTGGCGGCGGAGCGCGCGGACCCGGCCGGCGATCAGGCGGGCCAGGACGGGGGCGCCGAGGCCGACGAAGGCCATCGGGCCCGCGAGGGTCACCGAGGTGCTGGTCAGGAGGACCGCGCAGACCACGGCGAACACGCGGGTGCTCCGGATCGGCACGCCGAGGGTGGCCGCGGTGTCGTCGCCGAGGTTCATCACGTCGAGCCGCCGGGAAAGGGCGAGGGCGGCGCAGAGCACCAGGACGACGAGGGGGATCGCGCGCAGCGAGGCGTCGATGTCGAGCTGCGAGAGCGAGCCGCTGCCCCAGGCGTAGAGGCCGGTGGTGTTCTGCTTGAACAGGATGAGGAGCATCCCGGTCGCGGAGTCCAGGGCCATCGCGAGCGCCGATCCGGCGAGGATCAGGCGGGTGCCCGAGGTGCCCGCCGCCCGGCCCGCGAGCAGCAGCACGAGCGCCGCAGCGACCAGGCCGCCGGCGAAGGCGACGACGCCCGAGGCCCACAGCGGTACGGAGAGGCCGAAGGCGGCGACGAGCGAGACGGCGAAGTAGGACCCGGCCGAGACCGCGAGGGTGTCGGGCGAGGCCAGCGCGTTGTGCGTGACGGACTGGAGGAGCGTACCGGCGCAGCCGAGGGCGAAGCCGACCGCGACGCCCGCGAAGAGGCGCGGCAGCCGGGAGCCGGTGAGGATCTCGCCGACCGGAGCGCCGTCGGCGCTGTCCTGCTGCCCGGCGAGGTGGCGGACCAGGTCGCCGACGCCGACGCCCGAGGTGCCCTGGGTCAGGTGCCACAGGCCGACCAGGACGGTCGCGGCGAGGAGGAGTGCCAGGACGGCCGCCCCGGCGGGAGCGCCGCCGCGTTCCTTGAGCGGACGCGGGGGCGCTCCCTCGGCGGGTGGCGCTGTGCGTACGGCGCTCACTTCTTGTCGAGTACGTCGACGTAGGCGTCGATCGCCTGCTCGTTGGAGCGGGGACCGCCGGCGCCCCAGACCCGGGCCGGGAAGGCGTGGGCGCGGCCTTCCTTCACGGCCGGGAGCTTCTTCCAGATCGGGTTCTTCCGGAGCGCGGCGACGTAACCGCCGGCGCCCTCGTCGTTGGCGTAGAAGAGGTTGGCGTCGCCCACCGCGACGAGCCCTTCGGCGTCCGTCTGCGCGAGCCCGTAGGCGGGGTCGACTCCGCCGTCGCCGTGCTCCTTGTTGACGCTGTTGGTCCACGCGGGCTTCAGGCCGAGTTCCTTGCCCAGTTCGGTGAAGAGGGCGCCGTCGCTGTAGGGGCGGACGGTGAGGTTGTTGCCCTCCAGCCAGCCGTCGAAGAAGACGAAGTCCTTCGTCGGCAGGTCGGCGTCGGTGACCTGCTGCTTGGCCTTGGCGAGGTGGGCGTCGAACTCCTTGAGGACCTGGTCGGCGCGCTCGGTGCGTCCGGTGGCCTCGCCGATCATGCTGAAGACCTGGCGCATGTTCCCGATCGGGTCCTTCGGGTTGGCGCCGCGCGTGGCGAGTACGGGGACGCCCCGCTTCTCCAGCTTCTTGATCATCTCGTCCTTGGCGTCGAACGCCTCCACGACGATGAGGTCGGGCTTGGCCGCGTAGAGGGTGTCGAGGTCGGGCTCCTCGCGGGTGCCGATGTCGGTCACCCCGCCGGGCAGCTTCTCCGCGCTGACCCAGGTGCTGTAGCCCTTCGCGTCGGAGACGGCGGTGGGGGTGACGCACAGCGTCAGCGCGTCCTCGACCTGCTGCCACTCCAGGACCGCGATGCGCTCGGCGGGCTTGTCGAGCTTCACCTGGCGGCCGACGCCGTCCGTGAGGGAGACCGGCCCGGTCGACGTGGTGGTGGTGTCGTCGGCGCAGCTCTTGGACGCGGGGGCGGCCTTGGCGCTGCTCTTGGCCGTGACGTCGTCGGCGTCGGTCGTGCCGCAGGCGGCGAGGGCGAACAGGGCGAGCCCCGAGGTGGCGGCGGCCGTGAGGCGGCTGGCGCGGTTCATGGAGGGTCCTCTTTCTCACATTTCCGAAGGTTGCGTCGGAGCGCCGCACGGCTGCTCCGGAAGGGGTGGCGGCCTCGTCAGATGAGGTGGCGCCCGAGGGGGTCGATGCGCAGCCGGCCCGTACGCGGGTCGAGGGCGACGTCGACGCGGATGTCGTAGACCAGGCCGATGTTCTCGGCGGTGAGCACGTCGGCCGGGGCGCCCGCCGCGTGGATGCGGCCGGCGTGCATGAGGACCAGCGTGTCGGCGACCCGGGACGCCTGGTCGAGGTCGTGGAGCACGATGCCGACGGCGAGGCCGTGCCGCTCCACGAGGTCCCGCACCAGGTCGAGCGTTTCGAACTGGTACCGCAGGTCCAGGTGGTTGGTCGGTTCGTCCAGCAGCACGACGCCGGTGTCCTGGGCGAGGCAGGCTGCGAGCCAGACGCGCTGCATCTCCCCGCCGGACAGCTCCCCCACCTGCCGGTCCGCCATGTCCCGTACGCCGGTGACGCCCATGGCGCGGTCGACGGCGGCACCGTCCTCGGGGGTCGGTCCGGCGAAGCCGCGGCGGTAGGGGTGGCGCCCGAAGGCCACGACCTCGGCGACCGTCAGCCCCTGGGGCGCGGGCCGGGACTGCGAGAAGAGGGTGACCTCGCGGGCGAAGGCGCGGGGGCTGAGCAGGGCCGCGTCGCGCTCGGCCGCTCCGTCGGGGCCGCCGAGGGCGACCCGGCCGC from Streptomyces drozdowiczii carries:
- a CDS encoding ABC transporter ATP-binding protein; translation: MFTSPFRRAGKLPDGPAAPAAALHGRDLVLRYGGEPVVHGVSVTLEPGRATALVGPNGSGKSTLLRALSRLHQVDGGRVALGGPDGAAERDAALLSPRAFAREVTLFSQSRPAPQGLTVAEVVAFGRHPYRRGFAGPTPEDGAAVDRAMGVTGVRDMADRQVGELSGGEMQRVWLAACLAQDTGVVLLDEPTNHLDLRYQFETLDLVRDLVERHGLAVGIVLHDLDQASRVADTLVLMHAGRIHAAGAPADVLTAENIGLVYDIRVDVALDPRTGRLRIDPLGRHLI
- a CDS encoding ABC transporter substrate-binding protein, producing MNRASRLTAAATSGLALFALAACGTTDADDVTAKSSAKAAPASKSCADDTTTTSTGPVSLTDGVGRQVKLDKPAERIAVLEWQQVEDALTLCVTPTAVSDAKGYSTWVSAEKLPGGVTDIGTREEPDLDTLYAAKPDLIVVEAFDAKDEMIKKLEKRGVPVLATRGANPKDPIGNMRQVFSMIGEATGRTERADQVLKEFDAHLAKAKQQVTDADLPTKDFVFFDGWLEGNNLTVRPYSDGALFTELGKELGLKPAWTNSVNKEHGDGGVDPAYGLAQTDAEGLVAVGDANLFYANDEGAGGYVAALRKNPIWKKLPAVKEGRAHAFPARVWGAGGPRSNEQAIDAYVDVLDKK
- a CDS encoding iron ABC transporter permease, translated to MSAVRTAPPAEGAPPRPLKERGGAPAGAAVLALLLAATVLVGLWHLTQGTSGVGVGDLVRHLAGQQDSADGAPVGEILTGSRLPRLFAGVAVGFALGCAGTLLQSVTHNALASPDTLAVSAGSYFAVSLVAAFGLSVPLWASGVVAFAGGLVAAALVLLLAGRAAGTSGTRLILAGSALAMALDSATGMLLILFKQNTTGLYAWGSGSLSQLDIDASLRAIPLVVLVLCAALALSRRLDVMNLGDDTAATLGVPIRSTRVFAVVCAVLLTSTSVTLAGPMAFVGLGAPVLARLIAGRVRALRRHLLLIPAAGLLGALLILLADAVLRAVQGADGAASIPTGVPTALLGSVVIVVLALRLRDTGRVQQPPRARVAARSRRAFLLVVTGAAVLLVAAALVGTLAGSLWLKTGDIALWIQGTAPDLIGAALDDRVPRVTAAVLAGMALGLAGCVVQGTVRNPLAEPGILGITAGAGLGAAGVVTSGLGGGQAVLVAVAVAAGLATFAVIALLAWRGGFLPDRFVLIGIGVGYGLSAVTTFLLLRADPYNTPRIFTWLSGTTYGRTFSDTVPVAVALALGLPVLLAMRERLDLLAVDEDTPRIVGVRVERTRFAALAIAAVLAALSVIAIGVVGFVGLVAPHLARSLVGARQARTIPVAMLLGGVLVCVADALGRTVAAPSQVPAGLMIALVGAPYFVWVLKQSRA